Proteins from one Desulfonema limicola genomic window:
- a CDS encoding TRAP transporter substrate-binding protein, whose protein sequence is MKKKQINCISRILVLLLILFSSRLSNAEPIKIIYSTYFPASYDYLLNPVINFTEKVEKQSNGRVKFKIYHSKQLFGAKEEFEALKDGKIDMSAPNFLYHTDIIPEYGIVSLPFLYDSVESLQKIIDKGLYDLGIKEKLAENNIVFLSAGVADPYQIYSKDFPVLTPFDINGKSWAVSGDTHKKAIELMKGKPITMGSGQIYMAFQRGVIDGTTRPLITGRGRKIYETVDYLSINNFSFLSSDLCINKKKWESLPEDIQEIIKKAAKERTEEQAQMVKNYSQDTIKFFQEQGVKVHINTKQETDKFRKAMEPVYDWWLTQVPDGKKYIDFVKTHQK, encoded by the coding sequence ATGAAAAAAAAACAAATTAATTGTATCAGCCGGATTTTGGTATTATTGCTCATCCTGTTTTCCAGCAGGCTCTCAAATGCAGAACCAATTAAAATTATTTATTCCACCTATTTCCCCGCATCTTACGATTATCTGCTTAATCCTGTTATAAATTTTACTGAAAAGGTTGAAAAACAGAGTAACGGCAGGGTTAAATTCAAGATATATCATTCAAAACAGCTTTTTGGAGCAAAGGAAGAATTTGAAGCACTTAAAGACGGCAAGATTGATATGTCAGCTCCAAATTTCCTTTATCACACTGATATTATTCCTGAATATGGAATTGTAAGTCTTCCTTTTCTATATGACAGTGTGGAAAGCTTACAAAAAATCATAGACAAAGGACTTTATGATCTTGGAATTAAAGAAAAATTAGCTGAAAATAATATAGTATTTCTGAGTGCCGGTGTTGCAGATCCATACCAGATATATTCAAAAGATTTTCCAGTTTTAACTCCTTTTGATATTAATGGAAAATCATGGGCTGTTTCCGGTGATACACACAAAAAAGCCATTGAACTTATGAAAGGAAAGCCGATTACAATGGGTTCAGGGCAAATTTACATGGCTTTCCAGAGAGGAGTTATTGACGGAACCACCCGGCCTCTTATCACTGGACGAGGCCGCAAGATTTATGAAACAGTTGATTATTTAAGTATTAACAATTTTTCCTTTCTTTCAAGCGATCTCTGTATAAACAAGAAAAAATGGGAGTCTCTGCCTGAAGATATACAGGAGATAATAAAAAAAGCAGCAAAGGAAAGAACAGAGGAACAGGCTCAGATGGTAAAAAATTATTCACAAGATACTATCAAATTTTTCCAGGAACAAGGGGTTAAAGTCCACATAAATACAAAACAAGAGACAGATAAATTCAGAAAAGCTATGGAGCCTGTATATGACTGGTGGCTTACCCAGGTTCCTGACGGGAAAAAATATATTGATTTTGTAAAAACACATCAAAAATAA
- a CDS encoding methyl-accepting chemotaxis protein has product MFNSLISNKNITSFLLGSLKTSATENAKAQVHEKARAMAYSIRAEFEAAINSARTLADILSVTKDVLNLKIDRDQIDGILRSMAVKNDKFTGVYSAWEANMLDNEDEKFLNMLGSDQTGRFLSYWQKDGRRITLNSLTGYEDQERYENGIRKGEYYLLPKERKRECIIDPHLKPVKDSTSYVISLIVPILVDKNFYGIAGIDMDIKFIQSLTRETNTRLYSGTGITGVISYNGIITALSSNPELSGRHLKNWKPENWETYLDQLQKGESFTREGENNIEVLIPLEIGKTEMPWAVIIDIPKTSILKETQTLISSLQKKTEKDIIKQVGIGLGIGLAAVIIIGFISARMVQPVIRSISFARSIARGDFTTELNINRQDEIGELVKTLNEMKKTIQDVLKEMNETISSIQEGRLETRGNPAVFEGGWQKLILGMNNVIDALAAPINKTGEYIEKLSKSEIPEIITEEYKGDFNHIKNNLNMLIQDISNVSAQIDSLCQAVLNGHLDARVETRDFKGGWLKLVSGTNKLVDAFTAPIYLTAAYLEQIARGEIPEKITGEYKGDFNQIKENLNQCIASVEGLISETVLLTESAVEGKLGSRGNTEKFGGDYAKIVQGINNTLDAVINPLNLAAEYMKKISVGDLPEKIQVEYKGDFNEIKENLNTLIENRKDTALVAEKIARGDMSAAITILSEKDIMGISLSKMIETIKGIVKSINALTDEILEGRLDVRGDTENFGGEYARIIRGVNNTLDAVVNPLNVTAGYVDQIAKGIIPEKIIQEYKGDFNKIRNNLNEMIENLGRFAVDVQDSAQQVALGSEQLSSGAQQVSQGTSQQAAGIEEISSSMEQMSSMVTQNAENAQQTAAIAGKAAQDACESSRAVEDTVQAMKSISEKIRIIEDIARQTNMLALNAAIEAARAGEHGKGFAVVAAEVRKLAEKSQNAAKAINSLSVTNLDIAEKTGSLLTGMVSGIQKTAELIQEISASGTEQAQGISQVNKAIQQLDQIIQENASSSEEMASSSREFSSQAERLRETALFFKVNEAYKKKNKAELKNQALNQEISSPVYPGNTARSKSNKDRDLIDIDDNDEFEHY; this is encoded by the coding sequence ATGTTTAACAGTTTAATATCAAATAAAAACATAACCTCTTTTCTGCTTGGTTCATTAAAAACCTCGGCTACTGAAAATGCAAAAGCCCAGGTTCATGAAAAAGCCAGGGCTATGGCCTATTCCATCAGGGCGGAATTTGAAGCTGCAATAAATTCTGCACGGACCCTTGCTGATATTCTTTCTGTTACCAAGGATGTTTTAAACCTGAAAATTGACAGGGATCAGATTGACGGCATTTTAAGAAGCATGGCAGTTAAAAACGACAAATTCACAGGCGTATATTCTGCCTGGGAAGCAAATATGCTGGATAATGAAGATGAAAAATTCCTTAATATGCTGGGTTCTGATCAAACAGGCCGTTTTTTGTCATACTGGCAGAAGGACGGAAGGCGCATAACCCTGAATTCCCTCACAGGTTATGAAGATCAGGAAAGATATGAAAACGGGATAAGAAAAGGAGAATACTACCTGCTTCCCAAAGAAAGGAAAAGAGAATGTATAATAGATCCGCATCTTAAACCTGTTAAAGACAGCACAAGTTATGTTATTTCACTTATTGTTCCCATACTTGTTGATAAGAATTTTTACGGTATTGCCGGTATAGATATGGACATAAAATTTATCCAGTCTCTTACCCGGGAAACTAATACAAGGCTTTATTCAGGAACCGGGATTACAGGTGTTATCAGTTATAATGGAATCATTACAGCTTTGAGCAGCAATCCTGAATTATCAGGCCGGCATTTAAAAAACTGGAAACCTGAAAACTGGGAAACCTATCTTGACCAGCTTCAAAAAGGAGAAAGTTTTACCAGGGAAGGAGAAAATAATATTGAAGTACTTATTCCCCTGGAAATAGGAAAAACAGAAATGCCCTGGGCAGTAATTATTGATATACCCAAAACTTCAATATTAAAAGAAACCCAGACCCTCATAAGCAGCTTACAGAAAAAAACTGAAAAGGACATAATAAAACAGGTTGGCATTGGTCTGGGAATAGGTTTGGCTGCTGTTATAATTATCGGATTTATTTCAGCCAGGATGGTGCAGCCTGTTATCCGCAGTATCAGTTTTGCCAGATCAATTGCCAGGGGTGATTTTACAACAGAGCTGAATATTAACAGACAAGACGAGATCGGGGAACTTGTTAAAACTCTTAATGAAATGAAAAAAACAATTCAGGATGTTCTCAAGGAGATGAATGAAACTATTTCCTCAATTCAAGAAGGCAGACTGGAAACCAGGGGCAATCCGGCAGTTTTTGAAGGGGGATGGCAAAAGCTTATTCTTGGCATGAATAATGTGATTGATGCTCTGGCTGCACCAATAAACAAAACCGGGGAATATATAGAAAAATTGTCAAAAAGTGAGATTCCTGAAATAATTACAGAAGAGTACAAAGGTGATTTTAACCATATTAAAAATAATCTCAACATGTTAATTCAAGACATCTCTAATGTGTCAGCCCAGATTGATTCTTTATGCCAGGCTGTTTTAAACGGACATCTGGATGCCCGGGTTGAAACCCGGGATTTTAAAGGGGGCTGGCTTAAACTTGTCTCAGGAACAAATAAACTTGTTGATGCTTTTACTGCCCCCATATATCTCACCGCCGCATATCTTGAACAGATTGCCAGGGGTGAGATTCCTGAAAAAATCACAGGAGAATATAAAGGTGATTTTAATCAGATAAAAGAAAATCTCAACCAGTGCATAGCCTCTGTTGAAGGACTGATTTCTGAAACTGTTTTATTAACAGAAAGCGCAGTTGAAGGAAAACTGGGAAGCAGGGGAAATACAGAAAAATTCGGCGGGGATTATGCAAAAATAGTTCAGGGTATTAACAATACGCTTGATGCAGTTATCAATCCTCTTAACCTGGCAGCCGAATACATGAAAAAAATATCAGTCGGGGACCTTCCTGAAAAAATCCAAGTTGAATATAAAGGCGATTTCAATGAAATAAAGGAAAACCTGAACACCTTGATAGAGAATCGAAAGGATACAGCCCTGGTTGCAGAAAAAATTGCCCGCGGAGATATGTCAGCAGCAATTACCATCCTTTCTGAAAAAGATATTATGGGCATATCATTAAGCAAAATGATAGAGACCATAAAAGGTATTGTAAAAAGTATAAATGCCCTCACAGACGAAATCCTGGAAGGCAGACTTGATGTGCGGGGTGATACTGAAAATTTCGGTGGTGAATATGCACGGATTATCAGGGGTGTAAATAATACTCTGGATGCAGTTGTCAATCCCCTGAATGTAACAGCCGGTTATGTTGACCAGATTGCCAAAGGCATTATTCCTGAAAAAATTATTCAGGAGTACAAAGGTGATTTTAATAAAATCCGTAACAATCTCAATGAAATGATAGAAAATTTGGGCAGATTTGCTGTTGATGTCCAGGATTCGGCACAACAGGTTGCCCTTGGCAGTGAACAACTCAGCAGCGGTGCCCAGCAGGTATCCCAGGGAACTTCACAGCAGGCAGCAGGAATAGAAGAGATTTCAAGCTCCATGGAACAAATGAGCAGCATGGTAACCCAGAATGCGGAAAATGCACAGCAGACAGCAGCCATTGCAGGAAAAGCAGCCCAGGATGCCTGCGAAAGCAGCAGGGCTGTTGAAGATACAGTACAAGCCATGAAGAGCATCTCGGAAAAAATCCGCATAATTGAAGATATTGCCCGTCAGACCAATATGCTGGCACTTAATGCAGCCATTGAAGCAGCAAGAGCAGGTGAACACGGAAAAGGATTTGCCGTAGTGGCAGCAGAGGTAAGAAAGCTGGCTGAAAAAAGCCAGAACGCAGCAAAAGCCATTAACAGCCTTTCTGTAACCAACCTTGACATTGCTGAAAAAACAGGAAGCCTTTTAACCGGAATGGTTTCAGGCATTCAAAAAACAGCTGAATTGATCCAGGAAATCAGCGCATCAGGAACAGAACAGGCCCAGGGAATCTCCCAGGTAAACAAAGCAATTCAGCAGCTTGACCAGATTATCCAGGAAAACGCATCCTCAAGCGAAGAGATGGCATCCTCAAGCCGGGAATTTTCATCCCAGGCAGAAAGATTAAGGGAAACAGCCTTGTTTTTCAAGGTTAATGAAGCATACAAAAAGAAAAATAAAGCAGAGTTAAAAAACCAGGCACTAAACCAGGAAATTTCCAGTCCAGTTTATCCTGGAAATACAGCAAGATCAAAAAGTAATAAAGACAGAGATTTAATTGATATTGATGATAACGATGAGTTTGAACATTATTAA